In Phaseolus vulgaris cultivar G19833 unplaced genomic scaffold, P. vulgaris v2.0 scaffold_1103, whole genome shotgun sequence, the genomic window TCCTCCAGTCTTCTCAAATTTCACTACTGAACCATCTACTGCCCCTCTCACTCCTCCACCTGAGTTGGCTCATTTAACAACCCCCTCTTCCCCGGATGTACCTTTTGCTCATTTTCTCTCATCTTCAGTGGATCTCAAAAACAGTGACAAGGGTAACTACATCACTGCAAATGATCTTCAAGCTACATATTCACTCTACCCTGGAAGTCCTGCCAGTAGCCTTATATCTCCAATATCAAGAAACTCAGGTGACTGTTTATCATCCTCCTTTCCTGAACGGGAGTTCCGTCCGCAGTGGGATTCATCACTGTATCCTGAGAATGGAAAATATCAGAGAACAGGGTCCGGGAGGGTATCTGGGCATGACACAAATGGTGTCACTAGTGCATCCCAAGATACAAATTTCTTTTGCCCTGCTACCTATGCACAATTCTATTTAGACCAAAATCCTCCATTTCCTCATAATGGTGGGAGATTAAGTGTTTCAAAAGATTCAGATGTTCAGTCTACTGGTGGAAATGGACATCAGAGTAGACATGCTAGAAGTCCTAAGCAAGATGTGGAAGAAATAGAAGCTTACCGAGCATCATTTGGTTTCAGTGCAGATGAGATTATAACTACCTCTCAGTATGTTGAAATTTCTGATGTAATGGAGGACTCATTTGCTATGATGCCCTTTGCTTCTGGCAAGTCAACAGTGGAAGAAAATATAGAGCCTTCATTAATGAAAGGATTTAAAGCTCAGGAGACTCAGGTGGCATTGCAGAGTCTTAGAAGTCTTGGCTCAGATCCCGGTCCAGTAGGCAAGGAAGCACACAATCAGGCCACTATATATCAAGGATATGAAGGTATGTTGTAAATTCCagctttaaatattaatttgtttCCTTGCATCTTGCGAAACCATGGTAATGAAAAGTAAAATAGATTAGCACTTCTAAATTACTTGCAATTTGGTTTcaacattatatataatatcGTTTCTATAACTATAGCCTTGGTGCTCTGTGCTGTGTTGTACTGACTTTTG contains:
- the LOC137817748 gene encoding LOW QUALITY PROTEIN: uncharacterized protein At1g76660 (The sequence of the model RefSeq protein was modified relative to this genomic sequence to represent the inferred CDS: inserted 1 base in 1 codon; added 39 bases not found in genome assembly) — encoded protein: MGSEQNRFPQHERRKRWGGCWGAFSCFGSQKGGKRIVPASRIPESSGPASQPNGPQVVGLTNQATGLAPSLLAPPSSPASFTHSALPSTAQSPSCFLSLSANSPGGPSSTMYATGPYAHETQLVSPPVFSNFTTEPSTAPLTPPPELAHLTTPSSPDVPFAHFLSSSVDLKNSDKGNYITANDLQATYSLYPGSPASSLISPISRNSGDCLSSSFPEREFRPQWDSSLYPENGKYQRTGSGRVSGHDTNGVTSASQDTNFFCPATYAQFYLDQNPPFPHNGGRLSVSKDSDVQSTGGNGHQSRHARSPKQDVEEIEAYRASFGFSADEIITTSQYVEISDVMEDSFAMMPFASGKSTVEENIEPSLMKGFKAQETQVALQSLRSLGSDPGPVGKEAHNQATIYQGYEDHKSQRHCSNSSGFSTPENPNLVDDEDIFSKMESSRISRKYKMGLSCSDAEIDYRRGRSLREXKGNVIWHD